A genomic stretch from Herpetosiphon gulosus includes:
- a CDS encoding transglutaminase domain-containing protein, protein MLQRIRAFVQPGYGLLTWTLASLMALLVVTNVVESEWVEGFERMRIVALGGLIVAALFARWQALPSFFAHVLSFFMGLAWSIRFLPLDERLDSQVDRWTDMLIRGIAAIRAVKTGEQIEDYYLFSLAGLLLAWIFAYSTIWLLFRWNWNWRLVLLNGSLLMANLTYAIPKPIASFWLFLLIALLFLVTQTYAQRQNGWDAGLLEQQEWLSLRYLWAGILACFSLVFMAALMPANITNAQLRIFGENLSRPIDFFLPDNGAERADRGPQGVGNVVVPNGSGASFSNNTVQLGGARSATNEVVLEVKAPSAEYWRSNAWDLYTGKGWQNTTGELAWQVRRTPTRREALTPINPEDTLTQLDTTGRVPFTQTIKLMQTRGDQQLPAATSPLTWSVPVLVQHSFIVSDTENTLPNFADSAIYFNQGPANQGFEYSVVSLISNVDKQSLRGASSDYPAWLQRYVQLPDTQSMRNIGGLSRQLTTAAGAETAYDKAVAIERYLREFPYDDQIPAPPGDSDPIENFLFNLRRGYCDYFAGSMVLMLRSQGIPARWVQGYATGDYDADRQVYIVRDTIAHSWPEVYFMGYGWIRFEPTPAGYVTVPIRPDGPPQAEDNSENPDDIGPNAGIVEPPTTNFDALQDLRENFQTTPIPTVEPQALPAEDVAAQVIERSPFWRWLAIICAVIGLIILLLWLLFQREFRGLRPAARAYGFIGLLARWAGLEQRPERTPQEFASDLAKEMPGQRRTLRRLADAYSAEQYGSQVRLNPEEIENDRAMVSRTLWPRSISRGWRSILQQILRPRWRR, encoded by the coding sequence ATGTTGCAACGAATTCGCGCTTTTGTTCAACCAGGCTATGGGTTATTAACCTGGACGCTTGCCAGCCTGATGGCCTTGTTGGTGGTGACCAATGTGGTCGAATCGGAATGGGTCGAAGGGTTTGAACGCATGCGGATCGTAGCGCTTGGTGGCTTGATCGTAGCAGCCTTGTTTGCACGGTGGCAAGCTTTGCCCTCGTTCTTTGCCCATGTGCTAAGTTTCTTCATGGGTTTGGCATGGTCAATTCGCTTTTTACCGCTTGATGAACGGCTCGATAGCCAAGTTGATCGCTGGACGGATATGCTGATTCGGGGGATTGCAGCAATTCGAGCGGTTAAAACTGGTGAGCAAATTGAAGATTATTATCTCTTTTCGTTGGCAGGCTTGCTGCTAGCTTGGATTTTTGCCTATAGCACAATTTGGCTGTTGTTTCGTTGGAACTGGAATTGGCGTTTGGTGCTGCTGAATGGTAGCCTGTTGATGGCCAATTTGACCTATGCAATTCCCAAGCCAATTGCTTCGTTCTGGCTCTTTTTGCTGATTGCCCTGCTCTTTTTGGTCACGCAGACCTATGCGCAACGCCAAAATGGTTGGGATGCTGGCTTGCTTGAGCAACAAGAATGGCTTTCGTTGCGTTATTTGTGGGCGGGCATTTTGGCCTGTTTTAGTTTGGTGTTTATGGCGGCATTGATGCCAGCCAATATTACTAATGCCCAGTTGCGGATTTTTGGCGAAAATCTGAGCCGTCCGATCGATTTCTTCTTGCCCGATAATGGTGCAGAACGGGCCGATCGTGGGCCGCAAGGTGTGGGCAATGTCGTCGTGCCCAATGGCAGTGGCGCTAGTTTTTCCAACAATACGGTGCAACTTGGTGGGGCACGCTCGGCCACCAACGAAGTCGTACTCGAAGTCAAAGCACCTTCAGCCGAATATTGGCGCTCGAATGCTTGGGATTTATACACAGGCAAAGGTTGGCAAAACACCACTGGTGAGTTAGCTTGGCAGGTGCGCCGAACACCAACTCGCCGTGAAGCCTTGACTCCGATCAACCCCGAAGATACCCTAACCCAGCTTGATACAACTGGCCGCGTGCCATTTACCCAAACGATCAAATTGATGCAAACCCGTGGCGATCAGCAGTTGCCCGCCGCAACCTCGCCGCTGACTTGGAGTGTGCCAGTGCTGGTGCAGCACTCATTTATCGTTTCGGATACCGAAAATACTTTGCCCAACTTTGCCGATAGTGCGATCTACTTCAATCAAGGCCCAGCCAACCAAGGTTTTGAATACAGCGTGGTTTCGCTGATCAGCAATGTGGATAAGCAAAGTTTGCGTGGGGCATCAAGCGATTATCCGGCCTGGTTGCAGCGCTATGTTCAGTTGCCCGATACGCAATCGATGCGCAATATTGGTGGGCTATCACGCCAGTTGACGACTGCGGCAGGAGCCGAAACGGCTTATGATAAAGCGGTCGCAATCGAACGCTATTTACGCGAATTTCCCTATGATGATCAAATTCCTGCGCCGCCAGGTGATTCTGATCCGATCGAGAATTTCTTGTTCAACCTGCGGCGTGGCTATTGCGATTATTTTGCTGGCTCGATGGTGTTGATGTTGCGATCGCAAGGCATTCCGGCGCGTTGGGTACAAGGTTATGCCACAGGCGATTATGATGCTGATCGCCAAGTTTATATTGTGCGTGATACGATTGCCCATAGCTGGCCCGAAGTCTATTTTATGGGCTATGGCTGGATTCGTTTCGAGCCAACGCCAGCGGGCTATGTCACTGTACCAATTCGGCCTGATGGGCCACCCCAAGCTGAAGATAACAGCGAAAATCCCGATGATATTGGGCCAAATGCTGGGATTGTTGAGCCACCAACCACCAATTTTGATGCATTGCAAGATTTGCGTGAAAACTTCCAAACCACGCCAATTCCTACGGTTGAACCCCAAGCTTTGCCGGCTGAAGATGTAGCGGCGCAGGTTATCGAGCGCAGCCCATTCTGGCGTTGGCTGGCAATTATTTGTGCAGTGATTGGCTTAATTATTCTATTGCTATGGCTACTGTTTCAACGTGAATTTCGTGGTTTGCGACCTGCGGCGCGGGCCTATGGTTTTATTGGCTTATTGGCACGTTGGGCTGGCTTGGAGCAACGGCCTGAGCGCACGCCCCAAGAGTTTGCCAGCGATTTAGCCAAAGAAATGCCTGGTCAACGCCGAACCTTGCGTCGTTTGGCCGATGCCTATAGTGCTGAGCAATATGGTAGCCAAGTACGGCTCAACCCTGAGGAAATTGAAAATGATCGGGCTATGGTCAGCCGCACGCTTTGGCCGCGCTCGATCAGCCGTGGTTGGCGCTCGATTTTGCAACAAATCTTGCGCCCGCGCTGGCGACGCTAG
- a CDS encoding TatD family hydrolase yields MLIDTHTHVHSDQFNDDRAAVFERAQAAGVTRMINIGYDLASSRASVALAQSQPMVWASVGIQPHYALNTGDAELAQIRQLLAEPRVVALGEIGLDYYHDRAPHDIQEQLFRQQLAMARELDFPVVIHSRDAVADTLRILDASARGQAGVMHSFSGDWAYAEACLDVGFYLSFSGPVTFKKAVELHDVVQRAPLDRILIETDAPYLTPHPYRGKRNEPSYVAYVAEAIARLRDLSLNEVATITTTNAERLFKRLIA; encoded by the coding sequence ATGTTAATTGATACCCACACTCATGTTCATAGCGATCAATTTAATGATGACCGAGCGGCAGTGTTTGAGCGTGCCCAAGCCGCTGGCGTAACTCGTATGATCAATATTGGCTACGATTTGGCTTCATCGCGTGCCAGCGTTGCCTTAGCCCAAAGCCAACCCATGGTGTGGGCCAGCGTGGGCATTCAGCCGCATTATGCTTTGAATACTGGCGATGCTGAATTAGCGCAAATTCGCCAGTTGCTGGCTGAGCCACGGGTGGTCGCCTTGGGCGAAATTGGGCTTGATTATTATCATGATCGTGCGCCCCACGATATTCAAGAGCAACTGTTTCGCCAACAACTAGCGATGGCCCGCGAACTGGATTTTCCGGTGGTCATCCACAGCCGCGATGCTGTCGCCGATACGCTGCGCATTTTGGATGCGTCGGCTCGAGGCCAAGCTGGGGTGATGCACTCGTTTAGTGGCGATTGGGCCTACGCCGAGGCTTGTTTGGATGTTGGGTTTTATCTTTCGTTCTCTGGGCCAGTGACCTTCAAAAAAGCTGTGGAGTTGCACGATGTGGTTCAGCGTGCGCCGCTTGATCGCATATTAATTGAAACTGATGCACCATATCTTACGCCGCACCCATATCGTGGCAAACGTAACGAGCCAAGCTATGTGGCTTATGTGGCCGAAGCAATTGCCCGTTTGCGCGATTTGAGCCTTAATGAAGTTGCGACGATTACCACCACCAATGCTGAACGCCTGTTTAAGCGGTTGATCGCCTAA
- a CDS encoding OsmC family peroxiredoxin encodes MAVRSAEATWTGSLREGAGSVKTGSGAVEGSYSFPSRFEDGTGTNPEELIAAAHAGCFSMALTADLGRGGFEPKSVHTVAKVHIERGDAGFSITKIELHTEADVPNIDAAAFAEFAEKAKVNCPISKALAAVPTIELHATLK; translated from the coding sequence ATGGCAGTACGTTCGGCTGAAGCAACATGGACTGGCTCTTTACGCGAAGGCGCAGGCTCGGTCAAAACTGGCAGTGGCGCAGTGGAAGGCAGCTACTCATTTCCTTCACGCTTTGAAGATGGCACTGGCACCAACCCCGAAGAATTGATTGCAGCCGCTCACGCTGGTTGTTTTTCAATGGCATTAACCGCCGATCTCGGTCGCGGTGGCTTCGAGCCAAAGAGCGTTCACACGGTTGCCAAGGTTCATATCGAACGCGGCGATGCAGGTTTTAGCATCACCAAAATCGAATTGCACACCGAAGCCGATGTGCCAAACATCGATGCTGCGGCATTTGCTGAATTTGCTGAAAAGGCCAAAGTAAATTGCCCAATCTCAAAGGCCTTGGCAGCAGTTCCAACCATTGAATTACATGCAACCTTGAAATAA
- a CDS encoding SCP2 sterol-binding domain-containing protein encodes MADLSTITVSDYIATALPEQLASQSGGLEDATYAIQYLVDGTAYAVSYSAGRGEVVNGTVENPLLTVILDEPTWRGVITEETASADALVSPAKMSASRMEKLQNLKGKFNLELTKADGSIAYSTTTFNSVDTPEVTLMMKAEDYAKILKGELNSQMAFMTGKLKFKGDMNFLMKLGTLM; translated from the coding sequence ATGGCAGACCTCAGCACAATAACTGTTAGTGATTACATTGCGACCGCCCTGCCGGAACAATTGGCAAGCCAAAGTGGTGGCTTGGAAGATGCGACCTATGCAATTCAGTATTTAGTTGATGGGACGGCCTACGCGGTGAGCTATAGCGCTGGTCGCGGTGAAGTAGTCAATGGCACGGTTGAAAATCCATTATTAACTGTGATCCTCGACGAGCCAACTTGGCGCGGCGTGATTACCGAAGAAACCGCCTCGGCAGATGCTTTGGTTAGCCCAGCCAAAATGAGCGCTAGCCGCATGGAAAAACTGCAAAATCTCAAGGGCAAATTCAACCTTGAATTGACCAAAGCCGATGGCAGCATCGCCTATTCAACCACCACCTTCAACAGCGTTGATACCCCTGAAGTCACCCTCATGATGAAGGCCGAAGATTACGCCAAAATCCTCAAGGGCGAACTCAATAGCCAAATGGCCTTTATGACTGGCAAACTCAAATTCAAAGGCGACATGAATTTCCTCATGAAGCTCGGCACACTCATGTAA
- a CDS encoding acyl-CoA dehydrogenase family protein — protein MISFSPSEEQALIVDTLKRFAKDRLRSIFREADENGELPADILSKGWELGLVGSSIPEQYGGFGEFSAVTGALALEELAWGDLASALALSAPASFAFAILAAGTEAQREALLPQFSEESFVNATSALIEPRLQFNPRKLQTTATSDGNGYVLNGVKSYVPLANSAEHFLIYAAENGQTQAFIVPAKTVGLSVGEREKLMGVRALEVARITLDNVKVAADAKLGGEAGIDFGRLYARSQVALAALAIGVARGAYEYALDYARNRQTFGEAIGQRQSIAFMLAEMLVEIDGARLMVWEAAWKLDNNQEVTRDALMAKHNADKTVLMVCDRALQILGGHGYIREFPVELWLRNARGFSTFDGLAMV, from the coding sequence ATGATTTCCTTCTCTCCATCTGAAGAACAAGCCCTGATTGTTGATACGCTTAAACGTTTTGCCAAGGATCGTCTGCGCTCGATTTTTCGCGAGGCCGACGAAAATGGTGAATTGCCCGCCGATATTCTGAGCAAAGGCTGGGAATTAGGCTTGGTCGGTTCGTCGATTCCTGAGCAATACGGCGGTTTTGGTGAATTTTCTGCGGTAACCGGTGCTTTGGCACTCGAAGAGTTGGCATGGGGCGATTTGGCTAGTGCTTTGGCTTTGAGCGCTCCTGCTAGCTTTGCCTTTGCGATTTTGGCGGCTGGCACTGAAGCCCAACGCGAAGCCTTATTGCCTCAATTTAGCGAAGAAAGCTTCGTTAATGCCACCTCAGCCTTGATCGAACCCCGCTTGCAATTCAACCCGCGCAAATTGCAAACCACAGCCACCAGCGATGGCAATGGCTATGTGTTGAATGGGGTCAAAAGCTATGTACCACTGGCCAACAGCGCCGAACATTTCTTGATCTACGCTGCGGAAAATGGCCAAACCCAAGCCTTTATTGTGCCCGCTAAAACCGTTGGCCTGAGCGTTGGCGAACGTGAAAAATTGATGGGTGTACGGGCACTCGAAGTTGCTCGTATCACTCTCGATAACGTGAAGGTTGCCGCCGATGCCAAACTTGGTGGTGAGGCAGGCATCGATTTCGGGCGTTTGTATGCACGATCGCAAGTAGCCTTAGCCGCTTTGGCGATTGGGGTTGCCCGTGGAGCCTACGAATACGCCCTCGATTACGCTCGCAATCGCCAAACGTTTGGCGAAGCAATCGGCCAACGCCAATCAATCGCTTTTATGTTGGCCGAAATGCTGGTCGAAATTGATGGCGCTCGCTTGATGGTTTGGGAAGCCGCTTGGAAGCTCGATAATAACCAAGAAGTCACCCGCGATGCGCTCATGGCCAAACACAACGCCGACAAAACGGTCTTGATGGTTTGCGACCGCGCCTTGCAAATTCTTGGTGGTCACGGCTATATCCGCGAGTTTCCAGTCGAATTATGGCTGCGCAACGCTCGCGGCTTCAGCACCTTCGACGGCTTGGCAATGGTCTAA
- a CDS encoding acyl-CoA dehydrogenase family protein produces the protein MAIDFKLSESIDTQRQMAQMVAEQMMRPVSRHFDEHEHDIPWDYINAMWPIMRQNPMFGAVDKPETATDPNKPKKPKTGNVRMVHLIEALSWGDAGMYLTTPGGALGGAAVAAAGTSDQKNRFLARFGDSETPVWGSMAMTEPQAGSDTSAIRTTAVRDGDSWILNGEKIYCTGGRLSLEESQGLVVVWATVDPKLGRAGMKAFVVEAGTPGMQVTKLEHKMGIRASDTAAVVFTDCRIPFDNVLGNPEIPKAEATAASADAPKGFKGAMKTFDATRPAVAASALGIARAALELLREQLSIAGIPIRDDVPVNEMSAIERDVLELEAQHKAAWLLTLKAAWMMDSGEANTVEASACKVKAGEAATVITQKAVELLGPLGYTRELLAEKWMRDAKINDIFEGTGQINRLIIARRILGFSSRELK, from the coding sequence ATGGCGATTGATTTTAAATTATCCGAAAGCATTGATACCCAACGCCAAATGGCGCAGATGGTTGCTGAACAAATGATGCGGCCTGTTTCACGCCATTTCGATGAGCACGAACACGATATTCCATGGGATTATATCAATGCAATGTGGCCAATTATGCGCCAAAATCCAATGTTTGGTGCTGTCGATAAACCCGAAACTGCAACCGACCCCAACAAACCCAAAAAGCCCAAAACTGGCAATGTGCGCATGGTGCACTTGATCGAGGCGCTTTCGTGGGGCGATGCAGGCATGTATCTGACCACGCCAGGCGGCGCGTTGGGCGGGGCTGCGGTTGCCGCTGCTGGCACGAGCGACCAAAAAAATCGCTTCTTGGCTCGCTTTGGCGATAGCGAAACTCCAGTTTGGGGTTCGATGGCGATGACCGAACCACAAGCTGGCTCGGATACTTCGGCGATTCGTACCACCGCTGTGCGTGATGGCGATTCGTGGATCTTAAACGGCGAAAAGATCTATTGTACTGGTGGACGTTTGTCGCTCGAAGAATCGCAAGGTTTAGTGGTGGTTTGGGCCACTGTCGATCCCAAGCTTGGCCGCGCTGGCATGAAGGCCTTTGTGGTCGAAGCTGGCACGCCAGGCATGCAAGTGACCAAACTTGAGCACAAAATGGGGATTCGCGCCAGCGATACCGCCGCAGTTGTATTCACCGATTGCCGTATTCCATTTGATAACGTGCTAGGCAACCCCGAAATTCCGAAGGCCGAGGCAACTGCTGCCAGTGCTGACGCACCCAAGGGCTTCAAGGGTGCCATGAAAACCTTTGATGCAACCCGCCCAGCCGTGGCTGCTTCAGCCTTGGGAATTGCCCGCGCCGCCTTGGAATTGTTGCGCGAACAACTTAGCATTGCTGGCATCCCAATCCGCGACGATGTGCCAGTTAATGAGATGAGCGCAATCGAACGTGATGTATTGGAATTAGAAGCCCAACACAAAGCTGCGTGGTTGCTCACGCTCAAAGCCGCATGGATGATGGATTCAGGCGAAGCCAACACGGTCGAAGCCTCAGCCTGCAAAGTCAAAGCTGGCGAAGCCGCGACGGTCATCACTCAAAAAGCGGTCGAACTCTTGGGGCCATTAGGCTATACTCGCGAACTTTTAGCTGAAAAGTGGATGCGCGATGCCAAGATCAACGACATTTTTGAAGGCACTGGCCAAATCAACCGCTTGATCATCGCTCGGCGGATTTTGGGCTTCTCGTCACGCGAATTAAAATAG
- a CDS encoding oxygenase MpaB family protein: protein MQAPESVINHSKLQATFGQASFEQLVQATYQGDPLADAVIAEFAQFGRPARQALQTGLVEGLAQLEGDFPAIRAFVAAAESLPAWVELARLERGAQAYCSIGMLWLTLALGPGSLVHTYSAPTIADLLVQTGDLEHMATKRIIETGTWGMAIAIPQQLQRGGLGYVHSLQVRLLHAQIRNAMLKRGWTQTKTGLPINQLEMVRTWLDFTYVPFTALARFGIDFTAAELSDLYHLWRYIGYLLGIDPSIYHHVVDQASAARLLEWVDGSMQPPNANSRRLTAAMIQAVSELVQPLIKRSFKFSFALVTALTHHFHGRQLSQQLGIKRSWISLLVPLVVLANRWQRCKLRRNPTAWQAQIQATAADFRERVVNANPTAYQPKKDG, encoded by the coding sequence ATGCAAGCCCCTGAGAGTGTTATCAATCATTCCAAACTTCAAGCAACGTTTGGTCAAGCCAGCTTCGAACAATTAGTCCAAGCCACCTATCAGGGCGATCCATTGGCCGATGCGGTGATTGCTGAGTTTGCTCAATTTGGGCGGCCTGCCCGCCAAGCGCTGCAAACTGGCTTGGTTGAAGGGTTAGCTCAGCTTGAGGGTGATTTTCCGGCAATTCGCGCCTTTGTTGCTGCCGCCGAAAGCTTGCCCGCTTGGGTTGAGCTTGCGCGGCTTGAGCGCGGCGCACAAGCCTATTGCTCAATCGGCATGCTTTGGCTGACCTTGGCGCTCGGTCCAGGTTCGTTGGTGCATACCTACAGCGCTCCAACCATCGCCGATCTTTTGGTACAAACTGGCGATCTTGAGCATATGGCAACCAAGCGCATCATCGAAACGGGCACATGGGGCATGGCGATCGCTATTCCGCAGCAGCTCCAACGCGGCGGCTTGGGCTATGTGCATAGTTTACAGGTACGCTTGTTACACGCCCAAATTCGCAACGCTATGCTCAAACGCGGTTGGACTCAAACTAAAACTGGCTTGCCAATTAATCAGCTTGAAATGGTACGCACTTGGCTGGATTTTACCTATGTGCCATTTACTGCACTGGCTCGCTTTGGTATCGATTTCACAGCCGCTGAATTGAGCGATTTGTATCATCTTTGGCGCTATATTGGCTATTTACTAGGAATCGACCCCAGTATTTATCACCATGTGGTTGATCAAGCCTCGGCGGCCCGCTTGTTGGAATGGGTTGATGGCAGCATGCAGCCGCCCAATGCCAACTCACGCCGCTTGACCGCAGCCATGATCCAAGCCGTCAGTGAATTGGTGCAACCATTGATCAAGCGCTCGTTCAAATTTTCGTTTGCCTTGGTAACCGCGCTGACCCATCATTTTCATGGTCGCCAACTTTCGCAGCAACTAGGTATCAAACGATCATGGATTAGCTTGCTGGTTCCGTTGGTCGTTTTGGCAAATCGTTGGCAACGTTGTAAATTGCGCCGCAACCCGACCGCTTGGCAAGCCCAAATTCAAGCTACTGCCGCCGATTTTCGTGAACGTGTGGTCAATGCCAATCCAACCGCCTATCAACCCAAAAAAGATGGCTAA
- a CDS encoding FAD-dependent oxidoreductase, translating into MHTQKPVVVIGGGLAGLTAANYLARAGKQVILLERAKHLGGRARTNREHGFEINFGPHALYLKGAGARVLRELNLLPAGSKPIAPDVLWAEQRLYPTKSIKAALTTPLLNRRAKWQFLRSFAKIPFINPANYADRSFAQWIEQQADEPHVRQLLAMFGRLTTYGAANDLQSAAATLENIKTGLAGVLYVDHGWQVIVESLINKARQAGVELCTSQRVQAIQPSHAGVTIQLADGTTMQAEAVVLAVTPQAANELIGTSQHFQRHYQRLLPITAACWDVGLRHLPQPERRFLLGVDQPYYAVAHSSYAKLATQGQALIHVMKYLDPRQTYDPKQTRAELEQLLDHYQAGWRDQLVTSQFLPSITVSYDTPQVQFGGLVGRTPVVLDDCPKVYLAGDWVGAEGQLADASFASGYTAAKQLLQPAPQSQMRSVGALA; encoded by the coding sequence ATGCATACGCAAAAACCTGTGGTAGTGATTGGCGGTGGTTTGGCAGGCCTGACGGCGGCAAATTATCTGGCGCGGGCTGGCAAGCAGGTAATCTTGTTGGAGCGGGCTAAGCACTTAGGCGGTCGTGCTCGAACCAATCGCGAACATGGCTTTGAGATCAATTTTGGCCCACATGCTTTATATTTGAAGGGTGCTGGAGCACGAGTACTGCGCGAATTGAATCTGTTGCCAGCTGGCTCGAAGCCGATTGCACCCGATGTATTATGGGCTGAACAACGGCTTTATCCAACTAAATCGATTAAAGCGGCACTGACCACCCCCTTGCTTAATCGGCGGGCCAAATGGCAATTTTTGCGCAGCTTTGCCAAAATTCCGTTTATCAACCCAGCCAATTATGCCGATCGTAGCTTTGCCCAATGGATCGAGCAGCAAGCCGATGAGCCACACGTCCGCCAATTGTTGGCAATGTTTGGGCGTTTGACCACCTATGGCGCAGCCAACGACTTGCAAAGCGCCGCCGCCACCCTTGAGAATATCAAAACTGGCTTGGCCGGAGTGTTGTATGTTGATCATGGCTGGCAAGTGATCGTTGAGTCGTTGATCAACAAAGCGCGTCAAGCAGGGGTTGAATTATGCACCAGCCAACGGGTTCAGGCAATCCAGCCAAGCCATGCTGGGGTGACGATTCAACTAGCTGATGGCACAACTATGCAAGCCGAAGCCGTGGTTTTAGCAGTTACGCCGCAGGCAGCCAATGAATTAATTGGCACAAGCCAGCACTTTCAGCGCCATTACCAACGATTGTTGCCAATTACTGCCGCTTGTTGGGATGTTGGCTTACGGCACTTGCCCCAACCAGAGCGGCGCTTCTTGCTGGGCGTTGATCAACCATACTATGCGGTTGCTCACTCTAGCTATGCCAAACTTGCAACTCAAGGCCAAGCATTAATTCATGTCATGAAATATCTCGACCCGCGCCAAACCTATGATCCCAAACAAACCCGTGCCGAATTAGAACAATTGCTGGATCATTACCAAGCTGGCTGGCGTGATCAACTGGTTACTAGCCAATTTTTGCCGTCGATCACTGTTAGTTATGATACACCCCAAGTTCAATTTGGCGGTTTGGTTGGACGCACACCCGTGGTTTTAGATGATTGCCCGAAGGTTTATTTGGCGGGCGATTGGGTTGGAGCCGAGGGCCAATTGGCCGATGCCAGTTTTGCTAGTGGCTACACCGCAGCCAAACAGCTGCTGCAACCAGCACCCCAAAGCCAGATGCGCAGCGTAGGAGCCTTGGCATGA
- a CDS encoding RNA polymerase sigma-70 factor, with protein sequence MNQVELFESYRGYLFGIAYRMLGSVMDAEDCLQETFLRWQNHAEQVENPRAWLATVATRWCLDQLNTARHQREQYIGEWLPEPLIIAAPNSNVEQLESLSTAFLVLLERLSPAERAVFLLHKVFGYEYSEIAEIVGKTPAACRQLGHRAAEHVAQARPRFKVEPSIQQRLSEQFLQSCATGNLNGLMSLLTEDVVLRSDGGGVVQAARNPIYGPAAVGRFLLGVLPKLPANSVFEPRLINGQAGFVALVDGQASGTLILDMLDQQIAGIYIMLNPQKLQHLTQSLG encoded by the coding sequence ATGAACCAGGTTGAGCTATTCGAAAGCTATCGCGGCTATTTATTTGGTATTGCCTATCGCATGCTTGGCAGCGTGATGGATGCCGAAGATTGTTTGCAAGAGACCTTTTTGCGCTGGCAAAACCATGCCGAGCAGGTTGAAAACCCACGGGCTTGGCTGGCAACCGTGGCAACGCGTTGGTGCCTTGATCAGCTTAATACGGCGCGACATCAACGTGAGCAATACATCGGCGAATGGCTGCCAGAGCCATTAATTATCGCCGCACCTAACAGCAACGTTGAACAACTCGAATCATTATCAACTGCATTTTTAGTGCTGCTCGAACGCCTTTCGCCGGCTGAACGTGCAGTTTTTTTACTGCACAAAGTTTTTGGCTACGAATATAGCGAAATTGCCGAGATTGTGGGCAAAACCCCAGCCGCCTGCCGTCAACTTGGTCATCGGGCCGCCGAACATGTGGCCCAAGCACGTCCACGCTTCAAGGTTGAGCCAAGCATACAACAACGGCTGAGCGAACAATTTTTACAAAGTTGTGCAACTGGCAATTTAAATGGCTTGATGAGCCTGCTTACCGAGGATGTGGTGTTGCGCAGTGATGGCGGCGGCGTGGTGCAAGCAGCACGGAACCCAATTTATGGGCCAGCCGCAGTTGGCCGTTTCTTGCTGGGTGTATTGCCCAAATTGCCAGCCAATAGTGTGTTTGAACCACGCTTGATCAATGGACAAGCTGGGTTTGTGGCGCTGGTTGATGGGCAGGCTAGTGGCACATTGATTTTAGATATGCTCGATCAACAGATTGCTGGGATTTATATTATGCTCAACCCGCAAAAATTGCAGCATCTGACTCAATCGTTGGGCTAA